One window of Halalkalicoccus subterraneus genomic DNA carries:
- a CDS encoding A24 family peptidase codes for MPASVPDLLRLLAVPVLLWAAHRDVRTRRVPDQAWQPLFALACVLFVWDGIASYQAGGSTWILFAIGAGISLLLVIPASYGFWHFGAFGGADAKALIVLTVLFPTIPSYAIGSYALPLVEPPTGAFALTILSNTVLVGACYPLVLALRNALAGRFTPWMVVGWPVHWRELRETHGRLLETESGFTRSGLDLDALRMYLRWRGTTLAELREEPDRFRDPGSLPAEPSPAGDGAITDGGRVTDDWGAEAFLADVGSAYGTTPASLREGLDVLTMRETVWVSPGIPFLVPILVGLLVGLTYGDVLTAALRAVGMV; via the coding sequence GTGCCCGCCTCGGTCCCCGACCTCCTGCGCTTGCTCGCGGTTCCCGTTCTCCTCTGGGCGGCCCACCGTGACGTCCGAACCCGACGAGTCCCCGATCAGGCCTGGCAGCCCCTGTTCGCGCTCGCGTGCGTGCTGTTCGTCTGGGACGGAATCGCCTCCTATCAGGCGGGCGGATCCACATGGATCTTGTTCGCCATCGGTGCCGGAATCAGCCTGCTGCTGGTGATCCCCGCCTCGTATGGGTTCTGGCACTTCGGTGCCTTCGGCGGTGCGGACGCGAAGGCGCTGATCGTCCTCACCGTGCTCTTTCCGACGATACCCTCCTACGCGATCGGGTCGTACGCACTGCCGCTGGTCGAACCTCCCACGGGGGCGTTCGCGCTGACGATCCTGTCCAATACAGTGCTCGTCGGGGCGTGCTACCCGCTCGTGCTCGCGCTCAGGAACGCGCTCGCCGGACGGTTTACACCATGGATGGTCGTCGGCTGGCCGGTTCACTGGCGCGAGCTGCGCGAGACGCACGGCCGGCTGCTCGAAACCGAGTCGGGGTTCACCCGATCGGGGCTCGACCTCGACGCCCTACGGATGTACCTCCGGTGGCGGGGGACGACGCTCGCGGAGCTTCGCGAGGAGCCCGATCGCTTTCGTGATCCGGGCTCGCTGCCCGCCGAACCGTCGCCGGCGGGCGACGGGGCGATCACCGACGGGGGGCGGGTCACGGACGACTGGGGGGCCGAGGCGTTCCTCGCGGACGTCGGATCGGCCTACGGCACCACGCCGGCGAGCCTGCGCGAGGGGCTCGACGTCCTGACGATGCGGGAGACCGTCTGGGTCTCCCCGGGGATCCCGTTTCTCGTGCCCATCCTGGTCGGCCTGCTCGTCGGGCTCACGTACGGTGACGTGTTGACGGCCGCTCTGCGGGCCGTCGGCATGGTATAG
- the fer gene encoding ferredoxin Fer: MPTVEYLNYETLDDQGWDIEDDDLFDKAADAGFDDEDYGTLDVNEGEYILEAAEAQGYDWPFSCRAGACANCAAILFEGEIEMDMQQILSDEEVDDKNVRLTCIGSPDADEVKIVYNAKHLDYLQNRVI, encoded by the coding sequence CTACGAGACGCTGGACGACCAGGGCTGGGACATCGAGGACGACGACCTCTTCGATAAGGCCGCCGACGCCGGCTTCGACGACGAAGACTACGGGACGCTCGACGTCAACGAGGGCGAGTACATCCTCGAGGCCGCCGAGGCCCAGGGCTACGACTGGCCCTTCTCGTGTCGCGCCGGTGCGTGTGCGAACTGCGCAGCGATCCTCTTCGAGGGCGAGATCGAGATGGACATGCAGCAGATCCTCTCGGACGAGGAGGTCGACGACAAGAACGTCCGTCTGACCTGCATCGGCTCGCCCGACGCCGACGAGGTCAAGATCGTCTACAACGCAAAGCACCTCGACTACCTCCAGAACCGCGTTATCTGA